The genomic DNA TTTCGTTCACGGCCTCGGTCGTGTTCAACTACGCGGCGTCGATGCGCTACGTGTTCACCCATAAGGAGGGCATGAGCCGCCGGCGCGAGTTCGCCATCTTCGTCGTGCTGTCGGTTATCGGCCTGGGCATCAACAACGGCTGCATGTGGGCGGGCGTGGAGTTTTTGGGCATCCACTACCTCATCGTGAAGATAGGCGCCACGTTCATCGTGATGGTGTGGAACTTCGTGACGCGCAAGATCTTCCTCGACGCGGGCGATGCGCCCGGCGAGATCCTTTCGGACATCGAATAGCCGTCTCGGCCGAAGCTGCCCCGAACGGGGCGTCGGCGCCGCCTGTCATCCTGCTCGCAGCGCGCCAGCGCGGAGCCGAAGGAACCCGCGCAGCGTTAGCCGGGGTGCTCCCTGCTGGTGTTAGCGCGGGATGACGGCGAAAAGGGCGTGACCGGGTAAAAACGAGGCGGTTTGGTAATCGGTTGCAACTCGCGACGGGATGCCGAAAAAATCGACCTGGGCTGATGTCGGGCTTCCGCTTCGGCGCGCCGGCGAATTGGGAAGCGGAAAGGTTTTGGGGTTACCAAACCGCCCCGTTTTCGCCATGGCGCGGCGATCTCGGCGTCATCGCCGTCTCAGCGTCGAATCAGACGATGCGCCGACAATAAAAAACGAGGCCGGGAACGGATTCCGGCCTCGTATCGTTTACCTGGCGCCCTTGACAGGATTCGAACCTGCGGCTTTCTGCTCCGGAGGCAGACGCTCTATCCCCTGAGC from Eggerthella lenta DSM 2243 includes the following:
- a CDS encoding GtrA family protein, encoding MKKLVAQIMKFGVVGVIAFVIDYGLLALLTEAFGVNYLVSATISFTASVVFNYAASMRYVFTHKEGMSRRREFAIFVVLSVIGLGINNGCMWAGVEFLGIHYLIVKIGATFIVMVWNFVTRKIFLDAGDAPGEILSDIE